The Gemmatimonadaceae bacterium DNA window GTCTTGTATCCCGCGGCGAGCGCCGCGGCGTACACGAACGGCTTGAACGCCGACCCTGGCTGCCGTTTCGCATAGAACGCGCGGTTGAACCCACCGCGCTGCGTGCGACGCCCCGGCACGAGCGCGCGGATGTCGCCGTTCGTCGGATCCATCGAGACCAGTGCGCCCTGCACCTGGTCCGGTACATGGCCGTACGTGTCGCGCGTCTCGGCCGTGATCGACGCGAAGTGCTTGATCATGGTCCGGTCCGCGGCGCGCTGCAGCGTGACGTCCAACGTGGTGTAAACGTTGACGTCGCCTTCCTTGAGCACGTCGGGGAGCACCGAATCTACCAGCGCGCGAACAGCATCGAGCGCGCTCGCTTCCTGCGTGATCGACGGACGCCATTCGTTCTCCGCGATCCGCAACGGCGTCTTTTCCGCCATCTCTGCTTGCGGTCTCGTGATGTACCCTTGGTCGGCCATCAGCGTGAGCACGACGTTTCGGCGTTGCACGGCCCGCGTCGGATTCCGCCGCGGCGTGTACGACGACGGCGCTTTCGGCAGGCCGGCGAGCAACGCACCCTCAGGCAGCGTGAGATTGCTCGCGTCCTTGCCGAACAAATCTTTGCTCGCCGCCTCGATGCCGTTCACCCCGTTGCCGAGGTAGATGACGTTGAGGTAGTGCTCGAGGATCTGGTCCTTCGTCAGCTCCGCTTCGAGTAGCCGCGAGATGCGAAGCTCGACGAGCTTTCGACGCAGCGAGCGGCCGTGATAGCGATCCTGCAGGAAGCTGTTGTGCGCCACCTGCATCGTGATCGTGCTGAAGCCCTGACGAATTCCGCCGGCGCTGAAGTTCCGCGCGACGGCGCGAAGCACACCATGCCAATCGAGGCCGTTGTGCTCGTAGAAGCGACGGTCTTCGGTGGCGACGAACGCGTTGCGCACGTTCTGCGGCACCGAGGAGAGCGGCACGTTCACGCGCCGCACGTTCTCGAGATGGCCGAGGAGTCTGCCGTCGCGGTCGTAGACATTGCCGCCTTCGCTCGGATGGAAGGCGCGGATGTCGGCGCGGCTGGGGCAGCCGTAAAAGCCGCAGGTCGCCAGCCACGAGTCGAATGCGATCACACCGGCGCAGGCCAAAAACAGCAGGCTCAGCCAGGGCCAGTGAAGCCGTGAGACAGCCGAGGAATTACTCGGGTCGCGGCGCAGGCGTTGCTTCAATCGCGCGAGCCAAGTCACAGCGGTATGAGGGGCAGGTGGGTGATGGAGGGCATGCTACTATAGATATGGTACGCCTGTCCCATACGCATGTTTCCGGCCTGAGCGCCGGCGGGCCAAATCGGCGCTCCTCGCCCTACAACTCAACGCAAAATCAAGTTATGTCGTCGTCGGTCCAAGGTTCCGTGATGCTGGCAGCATTTGTGGCACTGGCCTGCATTGGTGGCAGCCACGAGGCGCAAGTCTCCAAGGCTACTCATGCGGACACCGCCAGCGGAACTCTCGCGGCGAGCGCCGGCCCGGTTGACTCGGCGAAACTGCCGTCCAATCACGCGGGGCGAATCCCGGTCCTCGAGTATCATGTGATCGAGGGCACAAAAAACAGTCTGTATACGCGCACACCCGAGAGCTTCAAGGCCGATTTAGAGGATGTGTACAAGCGCGGCTACCGGCCGATCACCATCGCCCAGCTGCTCGACAAGGACTTCTCGGACGTGCCGGCCGGGATGTCGCCGGTAGTGTTCGTTTTCGATGACGCGTCGCCGTCCCAGTTCCGGTACATCCAGGGCGTCGACGGCAAGCTGACGATCGACCCGACGAGCGGCGTCGGCATCTGGCTCGACTTCGCCAAGACGCACCCCGGCTGGAAAAACCGCGGGACCTTTTGTGTGCTCAACGGCGCTTCCGCCGGCCACAATTTCTTTGGCGATAGTCCAAAGTTCGAGGGACAAAAGAAAGAGTGGCGCTTTCAAAAACTGAAATGGCTCGCCGACAACGGATTCGAGCTCTGCGACCACACCGTGTGGCACGCGATGCTGAACAAGTACAGCGACGCCGTCGTTCAGCAGCAGATCGGCGCCAACGCCGTGGCGATCGACTCCGCCGTTCCCGGCTACAAGGTTCGCACGATGGCGCTGCCGTACGGGATCTGGCCGAAGAACAAGCAGCTCGCGTGGGAAGGCACGTGGACCGACCCCAAAACCAAGCAGACGCACAACTACAAGTTCGACGCGGTGCTCGAGGTCGCGGGCGGTCCCACCAAGAGCCCGTTCGACCCCGCGTTCAACCCGCACTCGATCACGCGCGTGCAGGCCGTGGGGAACGACATCCACAAAGTGCTCGACCAGCTCGACGCCGCGAAATCGCGTTTTGTGAAATAGCGCGGTAGGATTACGGGCGTCGGTTCTGATCGACGCCCCGCCGTCCTATACCCACCGGTCTTGCTTTCGTCCAAGCAGTGGACGCTCGTCGCGTCCATCCTCGCGTCGAGCCTGACGTTCATCGACGGCACCGCCGTCAACGTCGCGCTCCCCGCCCTCCAGGCGAACCTCGGCGCGACGATCACCGACGTGCAGTGGGTGATCGAGGCGTACACGCTGCTCTACGGCTCGCTCATCCTCGTCGGCGGATCGCTCGGCGACCAACTCGGGCGCAAGCGGGTCTTTCTCGTCGGCGTCTATCTCTTTTCGTTCGCGTCGGTCCTCTGTGGCATCGCGCCGAACCCCAAGCTCCTCATCGCCGCGCGTGCGTTCCAGGGAGTCGGCGCCGCGCTCTTGGCGCCCGGTAGTCTCGCCCTCGTGAGCGCCGCGTTCGACGACAAGGAGCGGGGCAGAGCGATCGGTACTTGGTCGGGCGTGAGCGCCGTGACGACCGCCATCGGCCCCGTGCTCGGCGGATGGTTGATCGAACATTGGAGCTGGCGCGCCGTCTTCTTTCTCAACGTGCCGCTTGCCGTGATCGTCGTCTGGCTCTCGGCGCTTCACGTCGACGAATCGCGCGATCCGGAGCGCGAAGGCGCGCTCGATTGGCTCGGCGCGGCACTCACCGTCATCGGACTGAGTGGACTCGTCTACGGACTCCTCGCCTGGCCCGCGGTCGGGGGCGGACACGTTCTCACGAGCGGCACGATCGCGATCGGCGTGTTCGCGCTCGTCGCCTTTGTTCTCGTCGAGCACCGCGTGAAGAATCCGATGCTCCCCCTTGGCCTCTTCAAGAATCGCACGTTCTCGCTCACGAATGTGCTCACGTTCATGCTCTACGGCGCGCTCTCGTCGATGCTGTTCGCCGTGCCGCTGATGATGATCCAGGTCGGGGGCTTCACCGCGACGCAAACCGGCGCGTCGCTGCTCCCGTTCACCATCATTCTCTTCCTGATGTCGCGATGGGCCGGTGGCCTCGTCGACCGCATCGGCCACCGCATTCCGCTCACCGTTGGTCCCGGAGTCGCAGCCGTCGGACTCGCGCTCTTCAGCATTCTCTCCGGCGATTCCTACTGGATCGCGTACTTCACGCCGATGGTGGTGCTGGCAATCGGCATGGGCATCACCGTCGCGCCGCTCACGACGACGGTGATGACCGCCGCCGGCCGCACCCACGCCGGCGTCGCCTCCGGCGTGAACAACGCCGTCGCGCGCATCGGCGGCCTCGTCGCGATCGCGGTGCTCGCCGTGATCCTCTCCCGCTCCTTCGAATCGCGCGTCACGCCGAGGCTCGCGTCTCTCTCACTGTCGCCGGCTGCGCGCGCCGAGGTTCAGCGCGAGCTGCCGAAGATGGCCGGCATGAAGCTCGACTCGCTGACTTCCGTGGCGCCCGCGGAGCGTGAGCAAATTCGCGGCGCCGTCGACTCTTCGTTCGTCGGCGCTTATCGCGTCGTGATGCTATTGGTCGGCTCGCTGGCGTTGGCCGCCGCGCTGATCGGGCTCATGATTGCTTAGCCGACGGGCATGTGTCCGCGTATCAATTGTTGATGCCCGCTTCGTCGACATACACTTGAACGCTCCGATCGCGTTCGGCCATCCTCGAGTCCGCACCATCCGGGTCGACAATCGTGTACGCACGCATCCCGACGATCGACCCGAGAATTGGCGCAACCCAATAGAGCCAGTGCGCGGTCCACGCGCCGCCGACGATCGCGGGGCCGAGGGATCGAGCAGGGTTGAAGCTCCCCCCGGTGAGCGGACCGGTCACGAGAGCGCCCGCGAAAATCGTCGCGCCAATCGCGAACGGAACCACGCTCGGCGCCACTCGTGGGCTGGTGACGCCCATGATGACGAAGCCGAGGAGCGCGGTGTATCCGGCTTCGACGACGAATGCGCGCGACGTGGGGATCGCGGGAACCGTCGCGCCAAAGTTGCCAACGGGACCCAGGATCCACACGAGCAGCGCCGATGCAGCGGTGGCGCCAAGGCATTGAGCGATTACATAGGCCGGAACATCGCGGCTCGGAAAACGGCGCACGGACCAGAGTCCAAGCGTGACGGCGGGATTGATGTGCGCGCCGCCGACGTGGCCGGTCGCGGCGACGACGAGCGTCACCGCAAGCCCGAACGCGAGCGCCATGCCCGGTCTTCCAAACGCGTGCGTCGACGCCGAGACCATCACCGCGCCCGGCCCGAGCGCAACGAGAATGAACGTGCCGATGAACTCGGCGGCGTAGCGGCGCATCGTCGGCGCGAGACTCATCTCGCCGCAGGCACCTTGCCCCCGCATCGCAGATACTCGGCGAAATCGCCCGGCAGATCGCTCTTCTGAATCGCGTCCATCGCGGTATCGATGTCGTATTCGACGCGCGCGAACTCGACCTCGATGCCGCCCCTCACGGAAACGTCCAGAACGACGACGCCGGCGCGCCAGTCGCCGTCCTTGGGCCGGCCGACGCTCCCGGTGTTCACGAAGTGGATTCCTTCGACGACGCGATGCCACGAAACGTGGGTGTGACCGAATGCGATCAAATCACCGGGTCGGGCGCCCGCTGCTTCTGCCATTTTCGCGCAGAATGAATCGGGGCGGTCTTGGGTCCAATACGTCACGTTGTTGAGCGGCGTGCCGTGCACCAGAGTGATCGTCGGGCCAGTGACGTGCCCGCCCAAAGCCCGCACATCCATTCGAAACGGCAGCGCGCCGAGGAACGCTTTCGTATCCGGAGACACGTGCGCTCGCGTCCACGCGTAGCTCACGTGCGACAACTCTTCCTGCCGAGGATCCTCGTATCGGCAGCCGCAGTGCTTGTAGTCCGTCGCGACCGTCGAGTCGTAGTTGCCGGAGATCCCCGCAATGTTCGCGTCACGAAGCCGCGCAACGACTTCATTCGGCCACGGCGCATAGCCGACCAGATCGCCCAGATGATAGGTCGCGTCGACGCCTCTCCGCGCGATATCGGCGAGGACGGCGTCGAGCGCCGGCAGATTCGCGTGAATGTCGGAGATCAGCGCAAGGCGCATCAGCAACAGCGCCGCATCATCACCGTCGCCGTGTCCGGGCACGCTGATTTGAATTCTACGGTCTCGGCCACTGCCGCCGGCACGGCCTTTCTCTCGACCCGCTCGAAGCCGAAGCGCGGGAAGTAGCGCTCGGCGGTGAGCGTCAGCAGGTAGAGCGCGTTGAGTCCACGCGCCTCCGCGTCCGACACGACCCGTGAGACGAGCTCGTTGCCCACGCCTCGGCTCCGCCACTCCGGCCGAACCGCCACCGAACGCAGGAGCGCGTTCTCGCCGCACGCCTCGAGTCCGGCGACACCGACGATGGGATGTCTTTGCCCGCTCGCTTCAGCGACGTAGAAGCTCGCGGCGTCTTTCGCCATCATGTCCGCCACGCCGGCCGTCGGCAGAGACGACTCCGTGAGCAGACGCTCAATGCCTGGTAGATCGTCGATCGTCGACCGCCGGATCGACGCGACGCCTTCGTCAGTCAGTTTCACCTTTCACCTCGCTGCGTTCATGTGCAGCAGTCGGAAGAACAGCCGCAATCGCGCGTTGCCGGGTCCTTGCCGAGCTGCGACAGCGCCAACTTCGGCTTCACCGGTCGCGCGCCGGGCTTCGTCGCCCGAATGAACCCGCTCATGACCTTCCCCTCGACCTGCTCGGCCAACGCGACGTCGACGCCGGTTCCGGTGAGGAGGGCGACTGCGTCGTCTCGCGAATAGACGCGCGTCGGCTCTACGCTCGCGTCGTGGAACCCGACGGCGCCGAGCAGCTCGATGAATTCGTTTTCCTCGAGTGCACCGGCGACGCAACCGGTCCACAGGGGCATGCTCGCCTTCACTTCTTCAGGGAGGCCGCCTCGCACGACGATGTCGCTCACGGCAAAGCGTCCGCCGGGCTTCAACACGCGGAACGCCTCGGCGAGCACCTTACGCTTGTCGCCCGAGAGGTTGATCACGCAATTCGAGATGATTACGTCGACCGTGTTCGAGGGTAGCGGGATCGACTCGATGTGTCCCTTGAGGAACTCCACGTTCGTCGCGCCGGCCTTCTCCTTGTTCTCCAGCGCCAACGCGAGCATCTCGTCCGTCATGTCGAGGCCGTATGCCTTGCCCGTCGGTCCGACTCGCCGCGCCGAGAGCAGCACGTCGATTCCACCCCCCGATCCGAGGTCGAGCACCGTTTCACCTTCGTTCAGCTCGGCGAGCGCCGTCGGATTCCCGCAGCCGAGCGATGCCAACAACGCCGCGGCGGGAAGCCCGGCCGTCTGGCCGGCCTCGTAGAGGTCCGCGGTGATCGGATCCCACGTCTCATTGGTCGATCCGCAGCACCCGCTCGACTCGCCGCAGCACGACGCATCGGTCGCCCCGTCGGCGACTCGCTGCGCAATCGCTCCGTATCGCTCACGCACGTTCTCCCGCACCCCGTCGATGGTCATCGTATTCCTCTTCTTGATATCATCAAAATCGGTTGATATGTCGGACAAAAAAAAGGACATCAGTCACACGCGGCCCCTCGCACCGGTAACGCTCGCCGCGACGGCTTGAGCGAACCAATGGCGTCCGCAAGCTCGTCCCACGCATCGGAGTCGATCGCGTAATAAACCCAGCGTCCTTCCTTGCGATCGGTGATGAGCCCGGCGTCCTTGAGCACCTTTAGATGGAACGACAGCCGCGACTGCGCCGCGCGGAGCTCGTCCTGCAACTCGCACACGCAGCACTCACCGTCGCGCAGCATCTCGACGATCTCGAGACGCGTGTTGTCCGACAGCGCGTGACAGAGGCGGGCGGTTTTCTGGAGCTCGGCGGTGGCGGCCATGGTTGAAACATATCAACAGTTTTTGATGCGACAAGCCCACGGCCGATCTACTAAGCTGATAGTTGACAAGCCGGGATTCTAACCGTATTATCTACTACGACCATAGTAGAGGCCAGGCATGGACGACGACTTCGTACTCGGCGACCGCGAGCTGGACGTCATGGGAGTCCTTTGGGACTTGGGATCGGGAACGGTCTCGGAGGTCCGCGCCAAGCTCCCCGCCGACCTCGCCTACACCACCGTCCTCACGATCCTCCGCAACCTCGAGGCGAAGGAGCTCGTGACGCACACGGCTGAAGGCAAAGCGCACCGTTACGTGGCGAAGGTGGCGCGCACGGCAGCTCGCAGAAACGCGCTCAGCCGAGTGCTCGACAAGCTCTTTCACGGCTCGCCTGAGCAGCTCGTCGCGCAGCTCGTCGAAGACGAGTCGCTCTCGGCGGCGGACCTCAAGCGTCTTCGCGCCCTGCTCGCGCCGCGCGGGAAGAAGAAGGGAGGATCCAAGTCATGATCGCCTCTTGGATGCTGTACACCGCGCTCGTCGGCGTGTTGGTGACGCTGGCCGCGATTGGACTCGACCGCGTGGCCATCACGCGCGCGCGCCCGGTGCGCATGATCTGGTTCTCGGCGCTGCTCCTGTCGATCGCCTTGCCGATTGGCCGGGCGGCCATCCAGCTCGCGCCGAAACCCGTCGCGCCGGTGCAGGTGATTCCGTTCACGATCACCGTGCAGTCGCCGGCCATGCGGACGCGCGCCAGCGTGTGGAACCGCGAGAACGTGGACCGCGCGTTCATGTACGGGTGGTTCGCGCTGAGCGCGCTCCTGCTTTTCCGTTTGACGCGTTCAATGTTGACGCTGCGGCGCACACGCGGCACGTGGAGCTCGACCGACGTCGATGGAACGTCCGTTCGTCTCTCGAAGAACGTCGGCCCGGCGGTGATCGGCCTGCGATCGATGGACGTCGTGATCCCCGAGTGGATTCTCTCACTCGATGCGCCGCTCCGCGCGATCGTGCTGCGCCACGAAGAAGAACACCGCAGCGCGCGCGATCCGTATCTGCTCTTCGCCGCCGCCCTCGGCGTGGCGCTCATGCCGTGGAACCTCGCGCTCTGGATTCAAGCGCGGCGGCTCCGTCTCGCCATCGAGCTCGATTGCGATGCGCGCGTTCTTCGCGCGCATCCGTCCACCGAGCGCTATGGAATGCTGATGCTCACGATCGCACAGCGGCGCTCGGTCGGACCGACACTCTTCTCGCCGATGCTCACCGAACCAACGACCTTACTCGAACGGAGGATCCTCGCCATGCGTCCCGCAACTCGACGTCTCGCGCGAGTGACGATCTACGGCGGCAGCGCGCTCGCCGTCGCGGCACTCGTCTTCGCCTGCTCGCTCCAGTCCGACACGACCGGCCCGACGAGCCCCAGAGGCAAGCCGATTCCCGTGACCGACAACCAAGATTTCTTGGAGTACCAGGTCGAGAAGCCGGCGGAGCTTTTGCCGGGGAATCCCAGCCCGGAATATCCTCCGCTGCTGCGCAACGAACAGATCGAAGGAAAGCTCGTCACGCGCTTCGTCGTGGACACGACCGGCCGAGCGATGATGCCGACGTTCCAAGTGCTCAACCGGACCGACGAACGGTTCATCCCCAGCGTTCGCGCAGCCATCCCCAATCTCCGGTTCTCGCCGGCCCAGGTTGGCGGCAAACCCGTGAAGCAGGTCGTGGAAATGCCATTCGAGTTCAACCTCAATCATGACGGTCCCGGCGGATCAAATGGCTCTGTGGGATTTGCGGTGACGCATCCCGAGTTGGGAAAGGTCGAGGCTGACCTTGTGCGCGGGGGTGAACGCCGAGGAACCGTGCGGACGACGCGAGACGGTTCCGACGCAATCCGAACCAAGACCGTTCTTGATGGGGTTCGCAAGGAGGAGATGACCCTCCCCAAAGGTGTCTACTTCGAGTACCAGGTCGAGCAACCCGTCTCACCGGCCAACAACCAGTCACCGCGGTACCCCGACGCGATGCGCGAGTCGAAGACGCCTGGCGAAGTCCTGGCGCAATTCATCGTCGACGAAAATGGTTCCATCGATTCGACGAGCTTCCGAATCCTGCGTGCCACGAACGAAGATTTCGCGAAGGAGGTCCGCATGGCGATTCGGAACTACCGGTTCAACCCGGCTCTCGTCGGCGGGAAGCCCGTGAGACAGTTTGTGCAGATGCCGTTTCAGTTCAATCTCAAGAAATGAGATCCTCGCGGTAGGAAAGCTCCGGTGAGCCTGGGCAGTTGACGGCAGCGACTTTTTATTGAACGGCCTCGGGGAGCCACCAAGCGCTCGAAGCTCCCCGAGGTCGTTCCAATCAAAAGCAGTCCATCTGCGAACCTCTGCGTCCTCTGCGTCTCTGCGCTGAGCAGTTTGCGTTTGCGTTCATCGTTTCTTCCTCGCGCCACTAAGCCGCTTTTCGAACCAGTGATGCGCATACGGCTCGTCGTTGAACGGCTCGATCTCGACGTATCCCGCCTGGCGATACATGGCAATCGCCTCCTTGAGCGTACGATTCGTCTCTAGACGCACCGCCTTCGCGCCGGCCGCTCTCGCCTGATTCTCGAGCGCATCGAGAAGGCGTTTGCCGAGTCCGAGCCCGCGCGACTCCTTCGCGATCCACATGCGCTTGAACTCGGCCGGCAGCTTTCCCTTGAATTTGACGGCGCCGCACCCCACCGGGCGGCCTCGCACGCGTGCGACCACGAACGCGCCGCTCGGGCGCGTGAACACGCGGGTGTCGGCGTAGAGGCTGCGCGCCGGATCGAAGCCGACGTCGAAACGCTCGTTCAACTCGGCGAAGTACTGCGACAGACACCATCGCGACGTCGCCGTCCGCGGATCCTCGACGTCGAACCGGACCATCGACGCTTGCAGCAGCCGCTCGATCTCCGACATTGCCGACAAGAACGTCTCGCGTTGCTTCTCGCCGAGCGGCTCGAGCATTCGATGGGCGACGACGTCGGATCGCTTGTCGAGCTCGCGGCGCTCGGCGAGCCCGCGCTTGGTGAGCATCGCGCGCCGAACTCTCGCGTCGCCGTCGTTGATACGGACGGTCACCAGTCCCTGCCGCTCGAGCAGTCGCAGAAGCCTGCTGACGTACCCAGAGTCGAGCCCGAGCCGCCCGCGCAGGTCCCGCACGTCGGCGCCGCCGGGGCCGATCTCCCAGAGCAGGCGCGCCTCGCCGAGCGGACGCGATCGTCCGAGAAAATGATCCTCGAGCGCGCCGATGCGCTCGGCGACGACGCGGTTGAAGCGGCGGACTTGGTCGATGGCGGCGTCGGCCATGATCTCTGACCTCGGTCAGAGATCATGCAGGTGCCGGCGGTCGTGCGCAAGAGGGGCGAGCCCTCCCTACTTCTTGCGAACCGGGCCCTTCTCCCGCCGATCCTCATCAGCAACATCGACCGCGAACGGGAACATCATCGCATGTCGAACGGCCGGATACGCCTTGTCCCAGCCGCGCGCGTCGTGCCAGAGAATCCGGTTGAGCTGCTCGGCCGGTGCTTCGTCCGGACTGTCGAGCATCATTCGAGACGAAGCCACGGCCGCCGAGCGTCGCTCCTTCGAGAACCGGCCTTGGATCGACGCCGGCTTCGGGTTCTCGGCGAGCAACGAGATCTGCGGCGCGAGCGCCGTGTATGCGGCGAGGTCGGGTTTCTCGCCGGGGGCGATGAAGCTGGCGCGCATGTCGGTCGCGACGAGGTCGAAGATCGACATCGACGGTAAGCCGAGCATCAGCTCGATCGTTTTTACCATACTTGGCTGCGTGTACATCGTCGAATCAACCGTTCCACGTTTTGTGTATGGTGAGATGGCGAGTGCGACTGTGCGATGGCCGTCGATGTGGTCCACGCCGTCCTGCGCGTCGTCCTCGACGACGAAGATCGCCATGTCTTTCCAGAACGACGATTTGCTCAAGCCTTCGACGATTTTGCCGAGCGCGTAGTCGTTGTCGGCGACGCAGGCGCGTGGGACGCACCAGCCGGCCGACGTTCCTTCCGTGTGGTCGTTCGGCAGGATGATCATCGTGAGATTGGGCATTGCCTTCGCCTTTTCCCAATCGCCCAAGTGCGCGAGGATGTCGCCGGCCTTCACGACGTCGGGCACTTCCTGCGTCCAACCCGGATACTCGCGCACGAGTGCGCGATCGAGCGACGGAATGTCGGAGTGTGTGTTGTAGCGCGCCTCGAGCATTTTGCGATGGAGCGCGAAGTCGTTCGGGTGCTCGTTGTACTTCGCGAACATCGCGCGGCGCACCGAATCTCTAGAATTTGCGATTGACGGTGCGTATTCGCCGAACACGGTTACAGACAGCCGTTTTGCCTGCGCCGCCTCCCAGAGGAATCCGCCCGACGAGTACGTGAGCGCGTCGATCCCTTCCGATGGGTAGCTTCGTCCGAAATAGAGGGGCCACATCGGGTACTCGGTCTCGTTTGCCTGCGTCACCCACTGATGACCGTCGGCCGAATTGCCGCCGTTGACGAAGAAGTGGTCGAGCGTCACGAACTCCCGCGATAGCGCGTGTGCGTTCGGCGTTACGTCTTTGCCGTACATGACGAGGGAGGAGTCGTGCGACCCCATCTCGTGGTCGCCGAGCACCTGGTCGTACGTGCGATTCTCGCGGACGATGAAGACCACGTGCTTGACGAGCGAGGAGTCTCCCGGGATCTGCGGCACCGCGCGCGCCGCCGGTACGCTGATCATCTCCGGCGGCAGGATTCCGCCGATCGTCGCGAGCGCCAACTTGTCGTTCTCCGACACGGCGGTCGTGTACGCGACGAGCTCCGCGTCGGTCGGCACGGGGATGACGTTCACCGAGCCACGCGTCGCGAACACGTAGCGCGACGTCTTCTGGTGCAGCGTGCCCGTGCCCGCGCCGGGCCCGAAGAGTGAGCCGACAGCGATGTACTTCCCGTCCGGACTCACGTCGATGCTCGACGGGTACCACGACGTCGGCACGAGTCCCTTGAGCGTCGGCGTGGCGCCCACATCGTAGACGGCGACCGCGTTCACGCCGCCGAGTGTCACGTAGAGAGTCGCGTTGTCGGGTGAGAGGGCGAGCGCTGTGGGCGCCAGCCCCGGCTTTCTATCACGGAAGGGAGCGATCGCGATGTTGCCGGCGACAGTGTTGCGGCGCGTGTCGACGATGGTGATCGAGTCGGAGTTGCCGGCGGCGACATAGAGCTTCGCGCTCGATTCGTCCCAGGCGAGCGCGGTGGGGTGGCGTCCGACGGTGATGTCGGTGACTGCTCCAGTTGCGAGGTCGACCCGCGCGACGCTTCCCGGCTCGGCGATGCCGCGTGCGTCGATGCGGACGGCTTCAGCGCGCGGCTCGTCGGTCTGCATCGCGGCGCGCTGGCCCGGCTTCGGCTTGGGTCCACCGAGAATGGAGACGTAGGCAACGCGCGAGTCGGCGGAGATGACGGCCGCGACGGGTTCGACGCCGAGCGCGATTTTGCGAATGAGAGATCCGGCATCGGCGTCGATGACGGCGAGCGAATCGTTGGCGGGCAGCGGGAGGACGGCGAGGCGCTTGCCGTTGGGACCGGGTCTCAGCGCGACGGCGGGTGCTCCTACCATATAGTCGCCGAGGGCGCCGGAGTTGGCGGCGGCGGCGACCGAGTCGCCGGACTCGTTGCCGTCGAAGATCTGGAGCTGCGCGACTGCCGGATTTCGTCGCGCG harbors:
- a CDS encoding M56 family metallopeptidase yields the protein MIASWMLYTALVGVLVTLAAIGLDRVAITRARPVRMIWFSALLLSIALPIGRAAIQLAPKPVAPVQVIPFTITVQSPAMRTRASVWNRENVDRAFMYGWFALSALLLFRLTRSMLTLRRTRGTWSSTDVDGTSVRLSKNVGPAVIGLRSMDVVIPEWILSLDAPLRAIVLRHEEEHRSARDPYLLFAAALGVALMPWNLALWIQARRLRLAIELDCDARVLRAHPSTERYGMLMLTIAQRRSVGPTLFSPMLTEPTTLLERRILAMRPATRRLARVTIYGGSALAVAALVFACSLQSDTTGPTSPRGKPIPVTDNQDFLEYQVEKPAELLPGNPSPEYPPLLRNEQIEGKLVTRFVVDTTGRAMMPTFQVLNRTDERFIPSVRAAIPNLRFSPAQVGGKPVKQVVEMPFEFNLNHDGPGGSNGSVGFAVTHPELGKVEADLVRGGERRGTVRTTRDGSDAIRTKTVLDGVRKEEMTLPKGVYFEYQVEQPVSPANNQSPRYPDAMRESKTPGEVLAQFIVDENGSIDSTSFRILRATNEDFAKEVRMAIRNYRFNPALVGGKPVRQFVQMPFQFNLKK
- a CDS encoding helix-turn-helix domain-containing GNAT family N-acetyltransferase, which encodes MADAAIDQVRRFNRVVAERIGALEDHFLGRSRPLGEARLLWEIGPGGADVRDLRGRLGLDSGYVSRLLRLLERQGLVTVRINDGDARVRRAMLTKRGLAERRELDKRSDVVAHRMLEPLGEKQRETFLSAMSEIERLLQASMVRFDVEDPRTATSRWCLSQYFAELNERFDVGFDPARSLYADTRVFTRPSGAFVVARVRGRPVGCGAVKFKGKLPAEFKRMWIAKESRGLGLGKRLLDALENQARAAGAKAVRLETNRTLKEAIAMYRQAGYVEIEPFNDEPYAHHWFEKRLSGARKKR
- a CDS encoding bifunctional YncE family protein/alkaline phosphatase family protein, encoding MSAVLLLTAFLQAPAQTPARQIIDPGVIATGQRITPAGVQSVFTGKVAGVRFGASSQDIVVAVPGSIQHVAWRDNRVISRARVDGRPGIYALAIDPVTHRVLSSSVGRIGATTGPNARRNPAVAQLQIFDGNESGDSVAAAANSGALGDYMVGAPAVALRPGPNGKRLAVLPLPANDSLAVIDADAGSLIRKIALGVEPVAAVISADSRVAYVSILGGPKPKPGQRAAMQTDEPRAEAVRIDARGIAEPGSVARVDLATGAVTDITVGRHPTALAWDESSAKLYVAAGNSDSITIVDTRRNTVAGNIAIAPFRDRKPGLAPTALALSPDNATLYVTLGGVNAVAVYDVGATPTLKGLVPTSWYPSSIDVSPDGKYIAVGSLFGPGAGTGTLHQKTSRYVFATRGSVNVIPVPTDAELVAYTTAVSENDKLALATIGGILPPEMISVPAARAVPQIPGDSSLVKHVVFIVRENRTYDQVLGDHEMGSHDSSLVMYGKDVTPNAHALSREFVTLDHFFVNGGNSADGHQWVTQANETEYPMWPLYFGRSYPSEGIDALTYSSGGFLWEAAQAKRLSVTVFGEYAPSIANSRDSVRRAMFAKYNEHPNDFALHRKMLEARYNTHSDIPSLDRALVREYPGWTQEVPDVVKAGDILAHLGDWEKAKAMPNLTMIILPNDHTEGTSAGWCVPRACVADNDYALGKIVEGLSKSSFWKDMAIFVVEDDAQDGVDHIDGHRTVALAISPYTKRGTVDSTMYTQPSMVKTIELMLGLPSMSIFDLVATDMRASFIAPGEKPDLAAYTALAPQISLLAENPKPASIQGRFSKERRSAAVASSRMMLDSPDEAPAEQLNRILWHDARGWDKAYPAVRHAMMFPFAVDVADEDRREKGPVRKK